A region of the Pirellulales bacterium genome:
ATCCGCCTAACTCGAAGGCAACCGAGTCCGTGGGCTACTTGCCCATGTCCTTCAATTGCTTCAGGGCGCGAACCGTGATCTTGGTCGAGGCGGGCTTGGCCGGCACGTCCATCGTTTCACCCGGCTTGAACGGGTTGGGGACGCCGGTCCGAGCCGGCTTGGCCGGAACGTGCTTGCGCTCGATCTTCACCAGACCC
Encoded here:
- a CDS encoding HU family DNA-binding protein, with protein sequence MTPDASKKAPTKTEILTSLAEKTQLSKGQISAVFDALSEEIGSALDGPGSFTIPGLVKIERKHVPAKPARTGVPNPFKPGETMDVPAKPASTKITVRALKQLKDMGK